A stretch of Mastomys coucha isolate ucsf_1 unplaced genomic scaffold, UCSF_Mcou_1 pScaffold1, whole genome shotgun sequence DNA encodes these proteins:
- the Hspa6 gene encoding LOW QUALITY PROTEIN: heat shock 70 kDa protein 6 (The sequence of the model RefSeq protein was modified relative to this genomic sequence to represent the inferred CDS: inserted 2 bases in 2 codons; deleted 1 base in 1 codon; substituted 5 bases at 5 genomic stop codons), translated as MDGVEWSAIINVLRIIKEPTAVAIAYELDQPCAGESNVLRFLFSLTMHAGVFKVKATSGDTTHLDGGDXPNQMLMDFMEEFRRKQGIDGNGNEMTXRRLCTACEXAKFVLSSSTQSTLGTDSLFQGVGVSMSITRAYFQELCPDLFCSPLEPVEKALRDAKPRPIXVHEVILVDGSTCISKVQKRLXDFFSRRELNKNIDPDEAVVPGAAVXVTVWMEDKCEKMQALLLLGVAPLSLGLEKVMTTLIQWIVTIPXQTQAFPTYSDNQPGLLYTAEQEGRFS; from the exons ATGGACGGGGTGGAGTGGAGTGCCATCATCAACGTGCTCAGGATCATTAAAGAACCTACTGCAGTCGCCATCGCCTACGAGCTGGACCAGCCATGTGCTGGAGAGAGCAACGTGCTcaggtttttgttct CTCTAACAATGCACGCTGGCGTCTTCAAGGTGAAGGCCACATCTGGAGACACT ACTCATCTAGATGGAGGGGACTGACCCAACCAGATGCTGATGGATTTCATGGAAGAGTTCAGGCGCAAGCAAGGGATAGATGGGAATGGAAACGAGATGA CTCGCAGATTATGCACTGCCTGTGAGTGAGCCAAATTCGTGCTGTCCTCCAGCACCCAGTCGACCTTGGGGACTGACTCCTTATTCCAAGGTGTGGGTGTCTCCATGTCCATTACTCGTGCCTACTTTCAGGAACTGTGCCCAGACCTTTTCTGCAGCCCCCTGGAGCCTGTGGAGAAGGCCCTGAGGGATGCCAAACCAAGGCCCATTTAAGTCCACGAGGTCATCCTGGTGGATGGTTCTACCTGTATCTCTAAGGTGCAGAAGCGTCTATAAGACTTCTTCAGCCGCAGGGAGCTGAACAAGAACATCGACCCTGACGAGGCTGTGGTCCCTGGGGCTGCTGTGTAGGTGACTGTGTGGATGGAAGACAAGTGTGAGAAGATGCAGGCTCTCCTCCTGCTGGGTGTGGCTCCCCTGTCCCTGGGCCTGGAGAAGGTGATGACCACATTGATCCAGTGGATTGTCACCATCC AACAGACCCAAGCCTTCCCTACTTACTCAGACAACCAACCGGGGTTATTGTATACAGCTGAACAAGAaggcaggtttagctaa
- the Fcgr2a gene encoding low affinity immunoglobulin gamma Fc region receptor II-a isoform X2: protein MTWESQMFQNAHSGSLWPLPPLTILLLFALADRQNDLPKAVVKLEPPWIQVLREDVVTLMCKGTHNSGNSSTRWFHNGSSIRSQVQANYRFKATANDSGEYRCQMEQTGLSDPVHLGVISDWLLLQTPQFVFLEGETIMLRCHSWRNKHLSRISFFQNGRSVRFHHQSTNFSIPKANHSHSGDYYCKGNLGKMSYSSKPVTITVQDSPAPSLTSLVWYHAAFSLVMCLLFAVDTGLYFYVQRNLQTSGEYWRKSLSVRKHQAPQGK, encoded by the exons ATGACTTGGGAGAGCCAGATGTTTCAGAATGCCCATTCAGGAAGCCTATGGCCACTTCCACCACTGACAATTCTGCTGCTGTTTG CTTTGGCAGACAGGCAGAATG ATCTCCCGAAGGCTGTGGTGAAACTCGAGCCCCCATGGATCCAGGTGCTCAGGGAAGACGTGGTGACACTGATGTGCAAAGGGACCCACAACTCTGGGAATTCTTCTACCCGGTGGTTCCACAATGGGAGCTCCATCCGGAGCCAGGTCCAAGCCAACTACAGGTTTAAGGCCACAGCCAACGACAGTGGAGAATATCGGTGCCAAATGGAGCAGACCGGCCTCAGCGACCCTGTACATCTGGGAGTGATTTCTG acTGGCTGCTGCTCCAGACTCCTCAGTTCGTATTTCTGGAAGGGGAAACCATCATGTTAAGGTGCCATAGCTGGAGGAACAAACACCTGAGCAGGATCTCATTCTTCCAGAATGGAAGATCTGTGAGGTTTCATCATCAGAGTACTAATTTCTCGATCCCAAAAGCCAACCACAGTCACAGTGGGGACTACTACTGCAAAGGAAATCTAGGAAAGATGTCATACTCCTCCAAGCCTGTCACCATCACTGTCCAAG ATTCACCAGCTCCATCCCTCACCTCTTTAGTCTGGTACCATGCTGCTTTCTCCCTGGTGATGTGCCTCCTGTTCGCAGTGGACACGGGCCTTTATTTCTATGTACAGAGAAATCTTCAAACTTCGGGGGAATACTGGAGGAAATCCCTGTCAGTCAGAAAGCACCAGGCTCCTCAGGGCAAGTGA
- the Fcgr2a gene encoding low affinity immunoglobulin gamma Fc region receptor II-a isoform X1, whose translation MTWESQMFQNAHSGSLWPLPPLTILLLFALADRQNADLPKAVVKLEPPWIQVLREDVVTLMCKGTHNSGNSSTRWFHNGSSIRSQVQANYRFKATANDSGEYRCQMEQTGLSDPVHLGVISDWLLLQTPQFVFLEGETIMLRCHSWRNKHLSRISFFQNGRSVRFHHQSTNFSIPKANHSHSGDYYCKGNLGKMSYSSKPVTITVQDSPAPSLTSLVWYHAAFSLVMCLLFAVDTGLYFYVQRNLQTSGEYWRKSLSVRKHQAPQGK comes from the exons ATGACTTGGGAGAGCCAGATGTTTCAGAATGCCCATTCAGGAAGCCTATGGCCACTTCCACCACTGACAATTCTGCTGCTGTTTG CTTTGGCAGACAGGCAGAATG CAGATCTCCCGAAGGCTGTGGTGAAACTCGAGCCCCCATGGATCCAGGTGCTCAGGGAAGACGTGGTGACACTGATGTGCAAAGGGACCCACAACTCTGGGAATTCTTCTACCCGGTGGTTCCACAATGGGAGCTCCATCCGGAGCCAGGTCCAAGCCAACTACAGGTTTAAGGCCACAGCCAACGACAGTGGAGAATATCGGTGCCAAATGGAGCAGACCGGCCTCAGCGACCCTGTACATCTGGGAGTGATTTCTG acTGGCTGCTGCTCCAGACTCCTCAGTTCGTATTTCTGGAAGGGGAAACCATCATGTTAAGGTGCCATAGCTGGAGGAACAAACACCTGAGCAGGATCTCATTCTTCCAGAATGGAAGATCTGTGAGGTTTCATCATCAGAGTACTAATTTCTCGATCCCAAAAGCCAACCACAGTCACAGTGGGGACTACTACTGCAAAGGAAATCTAGGAAAGATGTCATACTCCTCCAAGCCTGTCACCATCACTGTCCAAG ATTCACCAGCTCCATCCCTCACCTCTTTAGTCTGGTACCATGCTGCTTTCTCCCTGGTGATGTGCCTCCTGTTCGCAGTGGACACGGGCCTTTATTTCTATGTACAGAGAAATCTTCAAACTTCGGGGGAATACTGGAGGAAATCCCTGTCAGTCAGAAAGCACCAGGCTCCTCAGGGCAAGTGA